A section of the Ruania halotolerans genome encodes:
- a CDS encoding helix-turn-helix transcriptional regulator: MEDSEATTRDRVRELIIEFGPITAADMADRLDLTSAAVRRHLAGLERAGQITVREDTTSTPRGRGRPAKRYIATPAAHPPAGEAYARLAVLALTQLGAEVGPEAIEEFARMRSDELAARYRAVVEAAGDDVHARAEALATALSQDGYAATSRPIGVTDTIAVQLCQGHCPVQQIAAQFPQLCEAETQAFSDLLGVHVQRLATLAGGEHVCTTHIPVTIPTRAEGMRVRP, from the coding sequence ATGGAAGACAGTGAGGCCACCACGCGCGACCGTGTCCGTGAGCTCATCATCGAGTTCGGACCGATCACGGCGGCCGATATGGCCGACCGCTTGGACCTGACCTCGGCGGCTGTACGCCGTCACTTGGCCGGGCTCGAGCGAGCTGGCCAGATCACCGTGCGCGAGGACACCACATCGACCCCTCGCGGCCGTGGGCGTCCGGCGAAACGGTACATCGCAACACCTGCGGCACATCCACCGGCCGGTGAGGCCTATGCCAGGCTCGCCGTACTGGCACTGACCCAGCTCGGAGCCGAGGTGGGCCCCGAAGCCATCGAGGAGTTCGCCCGGATGCGTTCGGACGAGCTTGCGGCTCGCTACCGAGCCGTCGTTGAGGCGGCTGGGGACGACGTGCACGCGCGCGCCGAAGCTCTCGCTACGGCGCTCAGTCAGGACGGGTACGCTGCCACCTCGCGGCCGATCGGTGTGACCGATACGATCGCTGTCCAACTGTGCCAGGGGCATTGCCCGGTGCAACAGATCGCCGCTCAGTTTCCCCAGTTGTGTGAAGCCGAGACCCAGGCGTTCTCCGACCTACTCGGCGTGCACGTCCAACGACTGGCCACCCTTGCCGGTGGCGAGCACGTCTGTACCACCCACATCCCCGTGACGATTCCCACTCGCGCAGAAGGAATGAGAGTGCGCCCATGA
- a CDS encoding ABC transporter ATP-binding protein, whose amino-acid sequence MTFRAPAGAITAVLGPNGAGKTTAMEICEGLQHADSGTVRVLGRHPHVDAGELRPRVGVMVQDGGLPVMSRAVELLRHIARLYAQPRDVDELVEVLGLAPFARTSVRRLSGGQRQRLALAIALVGRPELVFLDEPSAGLDPQARLAVWDLVRTLRAEGVSVVLSTHLMDEAAQLADHVVIIDHGRVLTEGTVPALTGDPASGVPAVDRSPRPGVIHLTGTLTAEARADVEEVASRHGLGLQHDAPGRTAALGATGERTLEDVFLDLTGRSLR is encoded by the coding sequence CTGACCTTCCGTGCCCCGGCCGGGGCGATCACTGCCGTGCTCGGACCGAACGGCGCCGGGAAGACCACAGCGATGGAGATCTGCGAAGGGCTGCAGCACGCCGATTCCGGGACGGTACGCGTGCTCGGCCGACACCCGCACGTTGATGCGGGCGAACTTCGCCCCCGGGTCGGCGTGATGGTCCAGGACGGCGGTCTTCCGGTGATGTCCCGCGCCGTTGAGTTACTGCGTCACATCGCGCGGCTCTACGCGCAGCCGCGCGATGTCGATGAGTTGGTCGAGGTGCTCGGCCTCGCGCCCTTCGCTCGCACCTCGGTCCGTCGCCTCTCCGGCGGTCAACGCCAGCGCCTGGCCTTGGCGATCGCGCTGGTCGGGCGGCCAGAACTGGTGTTCCTGGACGAGCCGAGCGCGGGTCTGGACCCGCAGGCACGGTTGGCCGTCTGGGATCTCGTCCGCACCCTGCGCGCCGAGGGGGTGAGCGTCGTGCTCAGCACCCACCTGATGGACGAGGCCGCGCAGCTTGCCGATCACGTGGTCATCATCGACCACGGACGAGTGCTGACCGAAGGGACGGTGCCTGCGCTGACGGGGGATCCGGCATCTGGAGTTCCTGCGGTCGACAGATCCCCCCGGCCAGGGGTCATCCACCTCACCGGGACGCTCACGGCCGAGGCGAGGGCCGACGTCGAGGAGGTGGCGAGCCGGCACGGGCTCGGGCTGCAGCACGACGCGCCCGGCCGAACGGCCGCCCTCGGCGCGACCGGTGAGCGCACGTTGGAGGACGTCTTCCTCGACCTCACCGGACGGAGCCTGCGGTGA
- a CDS encoding ABC transporter permease, translating to MSAPGSTAARPGPHTGASPWVVRVFSHAGFELRNVLRNGEQLLLTLILPALVLVVLSRTTLVRLDTGGLAPIDVAAPGVLALAVMSTAFTSQAIATGFDRRAGALRLLATTPLGRTGLLGGKVLGVLAMEAVQVAVLGTLAFALGWQPVLTGSGLALLAVLLGTACFTSLALLLAGTLRAEAVLAGANLLWLLLVVGGGVLLPAAGPARYLPSGALGEALRDSLTGVASASTWLALAVLAGWTVVFAAATARWFRWH from the coding sequence GTGAGTGCACCCGGCTCGACGGCGGCCCGCCCCGGTCCGCACACAGGCGCCAGCCCGTGGGTGGTCCGGGTCTTCTCCCACGCAGGTTTCGAGCTGCGCAACGTGCTCCGCAACGGTGAGCAGTTGCTCCTCACTCTGATCCTGCCCGCGCTGGTACTGGTGGTGCTCTCCCGGACGACGTTGGTGCGCCTGGACACCGGCGGGCTCGCCCCGATCGATGTGGCAGCTCCCGGGGTGCTCGCGCTGGCCGTGATGTCCACCGCCTTCACCTCGCAGGCGATCGCCACCGGGTTCGACCGGCGGGCCGGTGCGCTGCGGTTGCTCGCCACCACGCCCCTGGGCCGGACCGGCCTGCTCGGCGGAAAGGTGCTCGGAGTACTCGCCATGGAAGCCGTTCAGGTGGCTGTGCTCGGCACGCTGGCGTTCGCGCTCGGCTGGCAGCCGGTCCTGACGGGCAGCGGGCTGGCCCTGCTTGCCGTGCTTCTCGGCACCGCCTGTTTCACCTCTCTGGCCCTCCTGCTCGCCGGAACGCTTCGCGCAGAGGCAGTTCTCGCCGGGGCGAACCTGCTGTGGTTGTTGCTCGTGGTCGGCGGGGGTGTGCTGCTCCCGGCGGCCGGGCCCGCCAGGTACCTGCCCTCGGGCGCCCTGGGTGAAGCACTGCGCGACTCCCTCACTGGAGTGGCCTCGGCGAGCACGTGGCTGGCATTGGCGGTCCTGGCCGGGTGGACGGTGGTGTTCGCCGCCGCGACCGCCCGCTGGTTCCGGTGGCACTGA
- a CDS encoding COX15/CtaA family protein: MRPQTLSRLIGIVVVTNLLTQIAIIVTGGAVRLTGSGLGCSSWPNCEPGEFSPSFHQATSIHPYVEFGNRVFGAVVVIVALALALLVWWAARSEHGPRPAPTARYRRLAVVPVVLSVAQAVLGGMTVRYELHPALVGSHFLISAVLVWISAWLVAGWFRPGSPQPLVPQRLRTLGWLLAALVGVVVILGMIVTGAGPHSGDSEVGYRFAVDPVLVARLHAGSVWVFLALVAAFVVLVHRARSAASDSPHLRRLRRWSLVLVAVTLAQGGIGYVQYFTGLPEILVGLHMLGAGLLVATTAFTIAALSARDVR; encoded by the coding sequence GTGCGCCCGCAGACCCTGAGTCGCCTCATCGGCATCGTCGTCGTGACGAATCTCCTCACCCAGATCGCCATCATCGTCACCGGCGGAGCCGTGCGGCTGACCGGTTCAGGACTGGGTTGTTCCTCCTGGCCGAACTGCGAGCCGGGTGAGTTCAGTCCCTCATTCCACCAAGCCACCTCCATCCATCCATACGTCGAGTTCGGCAACCGGGTCTTCGGCGCTGTCGTCGTGATCGTGGCCCTGGCGCTGGCACTGCTGGTGTGGTGGGCCGCCCGATCGGAGCATGGGCCTCGGCCGGCACCCACGGCTCGATACCGCCGACTCGCGGTGGTGCCCGTCGTACTCTCCGTGGCGCAGGCCGTCCTTGGCGGGATGACCGTCAGGTACGAACTCCACCCGGCGTTGGTGGGATCGCACTTTCTCATCTCGGCAGTGCTGGTGTGGATCTCGGCGTGGCTGGTGGCCGGCTGGTTCCGCCCCGGCAGCCCGCAGCCCCTCGTTCCGCAGCGCCTGCGAACTCTCGGCTGGCTACTGGCCGCGCTCGTCGGCGTTGTCGTGATTCTCGGCATGATTGTCACCGGTGCGGGACCGCACTCCGGAGACAGCGAGGTGGGGTACCGCTTTGCCGTCGATCCGGTGCTCGTGGCGCGTCTGCATGCGGGTTCGGTCTGGGTGTTCCTCGCGCTCGTGGCGGCCTTCGTGGTTCTCGTCCACCGGGCGAGGTCTGCCGCGTCCGATTCGCCCCACCTGCGGCGCCTTCGACGCTGGTCGCTGGTGCTCGTCGCCGTCACACTCGCGCAGGGCGGGATCGGATATGTGCAGTACTTCACCGGCTTGCCGGAGATCCTGGTGGGCCTGCACATGCTGGGTGCGGGCCTGCTCGTCGCGACCACGGCGTTCACCATCGCTGCGCTGTCCGCACGAGACGTGCGCTAG
- a CDS encoding NUDIX domain-containing protein, giving the protein MPENGGVGEHQELVHDRGTVLPTSETETLHTGYVMDLVGESVDLGDAGTVRREFIRHPGAVAVVALDAHDRVALLHQYRHPVRSSLWEVPAGLLDVPGEPLRTAAARELAEEADLRAATWHTLVDFYTSPGGSDERIRIFLARDLTEVPEAHRHDREAEELGMELRWVPLADAVAAALAGRIHNPSTVTGILATHAARAEDWSRLRPAEAPWTPAWHRDA; this is encoded by the coding sequence GTGCCTGAGAACGGGGGAGTCGGGGAGCACCAGGAGCTTGTTCACGATCGAGGCACGGTGTTGCCCACGTCCGAGACGGAGACGCTGCACACCGGGTATGTGATGGACCTCGTGGGTGAGTCCGTGGACCTCGGCGATGCGGGCACGGTCCGGCGGGAGTTCATTCGCCACCCCGGTGCGGTGGCCGTGGTGGCCCTGGACGCCCACGACCGTGTGGCTCTGCTGCACCAGTACCGGCACCCGGTCCGCTCCTCGCTGTGGGAGGTCCCGGCAGGTCTGCTCGATGTGCCCGGGGAGCCGCTGCGCACAGCCGCTGCGCGGGAGCTGGCCGAGGAGGCGGACCTGCGGGCCGCGACGTGGCACACGCTGGTGGACTTCTACACCTCACCTGGTGGGAGTGACGAACGGATCCGCATCTTCCTGGCGCGCGACCTCACCGAGGTTCCCGAGGCCCATCGCCATGATCGTGAGGCCGAGGAACTGGGGATGGAGCTGCGCTGGGTGCCGCTCGCAGATGCGGTGGCAGCGGCCTTGGCGGGCCGGATCCACAACCCGAGTACCGTCACAGGCATCCTTGCCACGCATGCGGCGCGAGCTGAGGACTGGTCGCGACTCAGACCTGCTGAGGCTCCATGGACTCCAGCGTGGCACCGGGACGCCTGA
- a CDS encoding CTP synthase, with amino-acid sequence MVISSNSGQQGNVPRHIFVTGGVASSLGKGLTASSLGHLLRGRGLRVAMQKLDPYLNVDPGTMNPFQHGEVFVTEDGAETDLDIGHYERFLDVNLDAGANVTTGVVYSHVIAKERRGEYLGDTVQVIPHITDEIKRRMRAQANPAGGQAPDVIITEVGGTVGDIESQPFLEAARQVRQDIGRDNVFFVHVSLVPYLGPSGELKTKPTQHSVAALRSIGIQPDAIVCRADREIPEGVKAKIASMCDVDREAVITCVDAPSIYDIPKVIHSEGLDAYVIRRLAIPFRDVDWHTWNVLLKRVHHPADEVEIALVGKYIDLPDAYLSVTEALRAGGFHTDTRVRIRWVASDACQTPEGARKTLGGVDGVLVPGGFGVRGIEGKLGALRWAREHQVPTLGICLGLQCMVIEYARTVLGLEGASSTEFDIDTPDPVVATMAEQLAFVDGEGDLGGTMRLGAYDAVLTPGSVVADTYGTERVSERHRHRYEVNNTYRDALAEAGLQISGRSPDSSLVEFVELDREKHPYYVATQAHPEFKSRPTRAHPLFIGLVSAALDRQRETRLLEVEPSSRA; translated from the coding sequence GTGGTGATCTCTTCGAATTCCGGGCAGCAGGGCAACGTTCCACGACACATCTTCGTCACGGGTGGGGTTGCCTCCTCACTGGGGAAAGGCCTGACGGCGTCCAGCCTCGGCCACCTTCTCCGCGGCCGTGGTCTGCGGGTGGCGATGCAGAAGTTGGACCCGTACCTCAACGTCGACCCGGGCACGATGAACCCGTTCCAGCACGGTGAGGTCTTCGTCACCGAGGACGGTGCCGAGACCGACTTGGACATCGGCCACTACGAACGGTTCCTCGACGTGAACCTGGACGCCGGGGCCAACGTGACCACCGGCGTCGTCTACTCCCACGTGATCGCCAAGGAGCGCCGCGGTGAGTACCTGGGTGACACCGTGCAGGTGATCCCGCACATCACCGACGAGATCAAGCGCCGGATGCGCGCCCAGGCCAATCCTGCGGGTGGACAGGCACCGGATGTGATCATCACCGAGGTGGGCGGAACGGTCGGCGACATCGAGTCCCAACCCTTCCTTGAGGCGGCCCGTCAGGTCCGCCAGGACATCGGCCGGGACAACGTCTTCTTCGTCCATGTCTCCCTCGTCCCCTACCTCGGCCCGAGCGGAGAACTGAAGACCAAGCCCACCCAGCACTCGGTGGCGGCGCTGCGCAGTATCGGGATCCAACCGGACGCGATCGTGTGCCGCGCAGACCGGGAGATCCCCGAAGGCGTGAAGGCGAAGATCGCCTCGATGTGCGATGTGGACCGTGAGGCTGTGATCACATGCGTGGATGCTCCGAGCATCTACGACATTCCGAAGGTGATCCACTCCGAGGGTCTGGACGCCTATGTGATCCGCCGCTTGGCGATCCCGTTCCGTGATGTGGACTGGCATACCTGGAACGTGCTGCTCAAGCGTGTGCACCACCCCGCCGATGAGGTCGAGATCGCTCTCGTCGGGAAGTACATCGATCTGCCGGATGCCTATCTCTCGGTGACCGAGGCATTGCGTGCCGGTGGATTCCACACCGACACCCGAGTGCGGATTCGCTGGGTCGCTTCGGACGCCTGCCAGACTCCCGAGGGCGCTCGTAAGACGCTCGGCGGGGTGGACGGCGTGCTCGTGCCCGGCGGGTTCGGTGTGCGGGGGATCGAGGGCAAGCTCGGTGCCCTGCGCTGGGCGCGGGAGCATCAGGTACCCACTCTCGGGATCTGCCTCGGCCTGCAGTGCATGGTGATCGAGTACGCGCGCACTGTGCTGGGCCTGGAGGGCGCCTCCTCGACGGAGTTCGACATCGACACCCCCGATCCCGTGGTGGCCACCATGGCCGAGCAGCTCGCCTTTGTGGACGGCGAAGGTGACCTCGGCGGCACGATGCGCCTGGGCGCCTACGACGCCGTGCTCACCCCGGGGTCTGTGGTAGCCGATACCTATGGGACCGAGCGGGTCAGTGAAAGGCACCGGCACCGCTATGAGGTGAACAACACCTACCGGGATGCGCTCGCCGAGGCGGGCCTGCAGATCAGCGGCCGGTCGCCGGACTCCTCGCTCGTGGAGTTCGTGGAATTGGACCGCGAGAAGCATCCCTATTACGTGGCCACCCAGGCGCACCCGGAGTTCAAGTCCCGTCCGACGCGGGCGCACCCACTGTTCATCGGGCTGGTCTCTGCCGCGCTGGACCGGCAGCGGGAGACCCGCCTCCTCGAAGTGGAGCCGTCCTCGCGTGCCTGA
- a CDS encoding glycosyltransferase family 4 protein, producing the protein MPDHRVVQLTGSSDGGVGRHARELSALLSEHNRVILAGPREVIAGADSRVRTTVIDVQDRPRMNDARALARIRAIARGADVLHAHGLRAGALAALALSTPTPERTALVVTLHNAAVGGQGVRSVAAGLLRVITARADVVLGVSGDLVTDALVHGARRAERALVPAPRREPAQALGETERRSLGLYPGWPMVLTVARLAPQKGLGLLADAAALLADRAPDARWLVAGNGPLMDDLADQVLGEALPVTLLGHRPDVPSLFAAADVVVSTSAWEGQPINLQEALAAGAPIVATDVGGTREVTGDAALLVPYADPDALAGAITRVLTDSMLADDLRQRSLRRAAELPTADDAAAQVLEIYADIAGG; encoded by the coding sequence GTGCCTGACCATCGCGTCGTGCAGCTGACCGGGTCGAGTGACGGCGGGGTCGGTCGGCACGCCCGGGAGCTCTCTGCACTGCTGTCCGAGCACAACCGAGTGATCCTGGCTGGGCCCCGAGAGGTCATTGCCGGTGCCGATTCGCGGGTACGCACGACGGTGATCGACGTGCAGGACCGCCCGCGGATGAACGATGCGCGCGCGCTGGCCAGGATCCGCGCCATCGCAAGGGGCGCCGACGTGCTGCATGCGCACGGGTTGCGGGCCGGTGCCCTGGCCGCGCTGGCGCTGAGCACACCCACTCCGGAACGGACCGCGCTCGTGGTGACCTTGCACAACGCTGCCGTGGGCGGCCAGGGCGTCCGGTCCGTGGCGGCCGGACTGCTGCGGGTGATCACGGCCCGCGCGGACGTGGTGCTCGGGGTGAGCGGAGATCTGGTGACCGACGCGCTGGTGCACGGTGCTCGGCGCGCGGAGCGAGCGCTGGTGCCCGCACCACGACGTGAGCCGGCGCAGGCGCTCGGGGAGACCGAGCGCAGGTCGCTGGGACTGTACCCGGGCTGGCCGATGGTGCTCACCGTCGCTCGGCTCGCGCCGCAGAAGGGACTCGGACTGCTCGCCGACGCGGCCGCCCTACTCGCGGACCGCGCGCCCGATGCACGCTGGCTGGTGGCCGGCAACGGGCCGTTGATGGACGACCTGGCCGATCAGGTGCTCGGCGAGGCGCTCCCGGTGACCCTCCTCGGGCACCGCCCGGATGTGCCCTCGCTTTTCGCCGCCGCGGATGTGGTGGTGAGCACAAGTGCCTGGGAGGGGCAGCCGATCAACCTGCAGGAGGCGCTCGCCGCGGGTGCCCCGATCGTTGCCACCGACGTCGGTGGCACGCGGGAAGTGACCGGCGATGCCGCGCTCCTGGTGCCCTATGCAGACCCAGACGCGCTGGCGGGAGCAATCACGCGGGTGCTCACCGATTCCATGCTGGCCGATGACCTGCGGCAACGGTCCCTCCGGCGGGCCGCAGAGCTGCCCACCGCTGACGACGCGGCCGCTCAGGTCCTCGAGATCTACGCGGACATAGCTGGCGGGTGA